The Toxorhynchites rutilus septentrionalis strain SRP chromosome 1, ASM2978413v1, whole genome shotgun sequence genome contains the following window.
caacaacaaacaacagaAAACAATAGAAAACAATTATTAAATTCATCAAAATATCTCATAagaacgtgacatgttttctgatttggtaccgaTACTGAAAAACGGAGTCCTACGAGTCTTACGGAGcagagtgaactgttttgtaATTTCTATAGTTTgaactataaaataaaataaaacataacgAGAATCCTGAGCACTCAGATTAaatacattcacccgaatgccaTTTATccgaataattattattttagcCTCATCTGTTGTTGACACGTTCGGGCAATCGACACGCTCTTTGTCGATTACATCTCCTTGACACCGATAAACGTTGCTCCAAGATTATGGTAAAGCTATCTTGTCACAGCCAACAGTCTGCACAAAATATGATACAGAAACTTCAAACTCGATAACAGCTATCACAGTGGTCTTTTTCGCAGTTGATACGCTCTCGGTCACAGGTGATTACATAATTGTTCCGCCATCATCGTTCCACATTTCTTGTTCACTTCAATCTAGCTTTGGAGGTGCAAAAAATACGAACCAAAACTGCGAATGGCTTCTTTGATTGTGAATAGACTGAGTAAGCTTCTGTTTCGAATTGTTAATATAAAAAGTTTACCTCGCCGCTATATAAGTTGTACGCTATTGACGACAAAGGTAGGTAAAGACAAaaatgcacagaacaaatgtatgagaaaactgaattgctttcatttttttcgattttccacttactttctgaaagacgtagtgctACGTCAAAAGGTGGAGTTAACTGTTCCGCTATTCCAATTTGAACTCAGCCAATCGGAGATAAAAGTGCAACGAGATTTTAGATCAATCACAAGAAATACATTCACCCGAACACCGGTTACCCGTTCCAGCATGTCTTCGGAAATTGTTGAtgaaaattgagctcttttggtACTAGTCGTTTGttttgaacacaaaaaaaaattagtttgcaacacaaaatttcacacaacatctttgaccaatagaccgagcaaacaaaaaaagttgaaaGTTAAAGTTAATGACACTGCAAACAAACGAAATGAAAGATCGCACTCAAAATCGATATAAAtaccactgacagtagtaccaatttgaaaaaaaaagttttgttggaaaattaaaaattcaaaatttctggTATACATTTGATAGTATGtacactagagtgccaatgaaaagacgggtgggtaatgtcggggacataaccggagagacgtaggactacaccaaggggtgtccattattcgaatatcatggaacACAGATCCTAGaatgaccaacttttcatgcacaaaattacagaaaaaaaaatcaaaggataaaataaaacctcagcactcagcaaacactcaaacgtttagattcaaatacgaaaaaatcaaaatttgtcgtgtaAATGTCCAAAGCGAACAAAAAATCGTTCGCTTTGGAATGTAttttcagaatatgcacaaatcATGCTATGTGCTGAGGTTGCACCAAACACGTAGAAACAAAACAGGAAAGAAACATTAAGTTTCACCATGTGGCGGGCGTGCATAAAAGAATAATTCTCGATTTCCATCCTAGTCTCGTTCCAGCCAGTGAGAAGGCGTCTTATAATGCTAAGAATTAACTGTAAAATTTCCCAGTTGTTGTTTAGCAGCAACAAGATAGTTATTTGTTCATGTTATAattgtttgtgtgtgcgtgtgttttGTAATGATGTGTGTGCGTGCAGTCGGCGCACATTCGTTCAAcagtaaagcctgtccacgttaaatttcggacaccatgatgatgccagtaaaacaaaaattcacgtaatacaacaaaaccgattgtttatttcagtaaaatagaatTATATCtgaaacaaggaaagcttacttcgatattgattacgttgtctgtaaaattcacgaactttcttgggaacatctgccattaggttccgtataGTATAAAcgtataaacaaacaaacaaacagtaTCCTTGAGttatgctggcggcggcgcttttccatctcctcttgaaatcattaatgccattcgctttcttcttagtttcgaatagttttcgctcaATCAGAGTACTTTTgcactgggcgaagttctggacagttcggtggatttgctggttttgacacatatttgacctcatgtgcattataccattccaggatggattttgcatagtgacaaaaGGGCAAATCTAACCAAAACAATGCTGGAGTGTTGTGGCTTCTtttgaatggtagcaaccgcttctggagacattccttctcgtggacatctttgttgatagtgtcggtagagacgaaagatttggattttcggccacaactgcatatggcctgccaaaccaagtactttttgggtaatttagactgctttttgatccggaaacactcggcgccacggcattccttcgcattgcagtataaaaagcgagacccggaagctgtttgaagtcttcgagaacataagtttcatcgtccattatgcatgaaatttttgcaaaaatatcatcacgattgggcacctttttcactttgtacgcctttaGTCCATGCccctgcttcactttttgtacatatgattttgattttccaatctTTCGAGctacatttctaactgaaaggttgggatgtttctcaataatggcaaccacctttcggtccatctgtcgggagcatacttttcgctTTGTTCCgtttccaaccttccgatccacagttaagcgctggtcaaacgatttgcacacactaaacccggtactcttcggcagttttagctttttggcgagatcacgtaccgacagtgttggattttgctgccgttcgtgcaaaatgcgtttgcgtacttccacttgattcgacgccattttaccaaactgaagaagaatgtaaacatgttgaacATCGAAATAAATAGGAGGGTTATGTAAGTAAAATATTTcgttgattagtgaaatatttcataaactacactgaaagaaaagtgtccgaaatttaacgcgGACAGGCTTTGATTCACTGCGTTCAAAGATTTACTACGAATAtaactctttcgtttcattttAAAATTGTGTCGGAAGTGATAAGCAAGCGAATTGCACCACGAACACAACGAAAATCGTACGCTCGATCGAtcgctcagtcatttcttgatggtTTCACAATTTCAATTGCTGAAATAGAATTGAAAGGGAAGCTTCTTATTACCCATGCATTTGCATGCAATAATTTATGGTGTTTATCTACTATCATTGAATCTAAAAATCCATGTCATACATATTGAATGAACTTTAAAATATCTTTTCTATCGTTTCGCAGGGCCCGCCTTCTGGGGACTGATCAACCCTCAATGGAATATGTGCAACAAGGGTCGCCGACAGTCTCCGATCAATGTTGAACCGGAGAAGCTGTTATTCGATCCTTATCTGAGATCGCTGCACATAGACAAGCACAAGGTAGGTTCGATTAGCGTTCGTTGTGGACACCGTAACCATATGTTTGTTCCCTTCTCCCTCACCGCAAAGATCTCCGGCACTCTGCACAACACCGGCCAATCGTTGGTTTTCCGGGTGGACAAAGACACCAAGCAGCACGTGAATATATCCTACGGGCCGCTCGCCTATCGGTACCAGTTCGAGGAGATTTACTTCCACTACGGAACGGATAACAACCAGGGCTCGGAGCATCACATCCACGGGTACAGCTTCCCGGGAGAGGTGAGCgatgatttttgacaaaagtgAACCAAACAGCGAAACAGAGAAAACACCTTATTACCACTCGCTACACGCGTTCGGCACTGCACCGAGGAGGTGTTGCAGCTCAGGTTTTAAGCTTGTTATGTAAATAAGTTTCACGTTCGCACATTTCCGCACTCCTCTCGGCCATTGTTTTCGGTGCACTAATGCCGCATGATGTTGCTATTAAAAACTACGAGAAGCCAAGTTCCTCCAGCCAGATCCGGGAGGGATTGGGGGTGGCAAAAACGTAGAAAAAAATGCCGAAGAAAACTAGTTAAGACAACGTGATGGTAATCAAAAATAATGGCTTCGAGTAACGACGCGCTCGGAACGATGGGGTGGCGCAAAAAAAAGCATGTTCCGAAGGAAGAGAATGTTAATAACGTGTAATTTAGTGTTTTGTAAGTGGAGGAGACCCCCCCGAAGGACGTGCTTTCGTTTTCCTTTCCGGGTAATCTTTTCTTCGGGACAGGGACGCAGGGAACCACATCGCGCGGGGGTCCCAAAGGGGATTAGCCAACGTGACGACCACGTTCCGTTTTCTTTTCAGTAGACTGTAAAACCGAACGATTATTACGTTTTATTATCCCCGCCGACCAGTTTCTTAGTTCGCTGTTTTGAAAATAGCGAACTACCTTATCGGAAACTTTTTATCGCAATGACGGTTCCTTTTTTCTTCCTGCTTCTTTTTTCATGGGTAACACACACAAACAAAGATTCAATTATACGGCTTCAACAAGGAGCTGTACCACAATATGTCGGAGGCGCAACACAAGGCCCAGGGCATCGTTGGGATCTCGCTGATGGTGCAGATTGGCGATACGCCCAACCCCGAGCTTAGGGTAATCACAAGCACCTTCAACAAGGTGCTCTACAAAGGTGGGTTGGAGTGGGTTGGCGTTGGCGTAGTGAACTACGGGGGTTTAATTTTTGGTTCGCTTCCATTCAAGGTTCGGCCACTCCCATTCGGCACATCTCGCTGCGATCGTTACTGCCGAACACCGAGCAGTACATGACGTACGAGGGCTCCACAACCCATCCCGGGTGCTGGGAGAGCACGGTATGGATCATCCTGAACAAGCCGATCTACATCACGAAGCAGGAGGTGGGTCGGATGAACACCAATTTCCCTAGAAGTTTCCTGTCTGAAGTCTTGGTTTGTTTTTCTTAACAGCTTTACGCGCTCCGGAAGCTGATGCAGGGCTCGGAGCAGACACCCAAAGCTCCGCTGGGGAACAACGCGAGACCCCTTCAGGGGCTGCACCACCGGACGGTTCGGACAAACATCGATTTTGCTAACACCGGGGTGAATAAGGTAGGTCCTTTTAATGACAAATGTCATGCCATCTCGTTTTAGGAGTTGGCAGTACCATTTAAGATAGTATTGAAACATTATGGGTGTgtagacattggtcatttgggcagctttgcatacttgaaatcttcaataAAATATCAGACTACTTATTG
Protein-coding sequences here:
- the LOC129772914 gene encoding carbonic anhydrase-related protein 10 yields the protein MLAKLGVNVVILLVLGKEIKASWEEWWTYDGISGPAFWGLINPQWNMCNKGRRQSPINVEPEKLLFDPYLRSLHIDKHKISGTLHNTGQSLVFRVDKDTKQHVNISYGPLAYRYQFEEIYFHYGTDNNQGSEHHIHGYSFPGEIQLYGFNKELYHNMSEAQHKAQGIVGISLMVQIGDTPNPELRVITSTFNKVLYKGSATPIRHISLRSLLPNTEQYMTYEGSTTHPGCWESTVWIILNKPIYITKQELYALRKLMQGSEQTPKAPLGNNARPLQGLHHRTVRTNIDFANTGVNKNQNCPSMYKDMYYKANRWTSEISARGRERGLPDIDTVFHSLP